One Gammaproteobacteria bacterium genomic window carries:
- a CDS encoding carboxylate-amine ligase, producing MKEPSFTLGVEEEYLLVDRETRDLVERMPRAMLKECGARIEGQQVKPEFMRSQIEIGTRVCKTLAEVRDSLTVLRGAVIDVAAEHGLAPLAVSTHPFAVWTSQKHTERARYHALFQEMQAAARRLLICGMHVHVGIEDEEVRIDLMNQFRYFLPHLLALSCSSPLWEGIDTGLKSFRLTVFDGLPRTGIPERFQSFADYRQLVRVMVDAGVIENATKIWWDLRPSARYPTLETRVMDVCTSLEDALCLAALVVSLLRMLYRLRRGNQRWRTYSPMLIRENRWRAMRYSFDQGLIDLGRGKVIPFPQLLEEMLELVREDAETLGCTAEVEHARKILARGTSAHRQLAVRAKALEDGADAEEANRAVVDHLIEETGRGIRW from the coding sequence AAGGAGTGCGGCGCGCGCATCGAGGGCCAGCAGGTCAAGCCCGAGTTCATGCGTTCGCAGATCGAGATCGGAACGCGGGTCTGCAAGACGCTCGCCGAGGTTCGCGACTCGCTCACGGTGCTGCGCGGCGCCGTCATCGACGTCGCGGCGGAGCACGGGCTAGCGCCGCTCGCGGTGTCGACGCATCCATTCGCGGTCTGGACGAGTCAGAAGCATACGGAGCGCGCCCGTTATCACGCGCTGTTCCAGGAGATGCAGGCCGCCGCCCGCCGTCTCCTGATCTGCGGCATGCACGTCCACGTCGGGATCGAGGACGAGGAGGTGCGCATCGACCTGATGAACCAGTTCCGCTACTTCCTGCCGCATCTGCTCGCGCTCTCCTGCTCGTCGCCGCTCTGGGAAGGGATCGATACGGGGCTCAAGTCGTTCCGGCTCACGGTGTTCGACGGCTTGCCGCGCACGGGCATCCCGGAGCGCTTTCAGAGCTTCGCGGATTACCGCCAGCTCGTGCGAGTGATGGTGGACGCGGGCGTGATCGAGAATGCGACGAAGATCTGGTGGGACCTCCGGCCGAGCGCCCGCTACCCGACGCTCGAGACCCGCGTCATGGACGTCTGTACGTCGCTCGAGGACGCGCTCTGCCTCGCCGCCCTCGTCGTCTCGCTGCTTCGCATGCTGTATCGGCTTCGCCGCGGCAACCAGCGCTGGCGCACGTACTCGCCGATGCTGATCCGCGAGAACCGCTGGCGAGCGATGCGCTACAGCTTCGATCAAGGCCTCATCGACCTCGGGCGCGGCAAGGTGATCCCGTTCCCGCAGCTGCTCGAGGAAATGCTCGAGCTCGTCCGCGAGGATGCCGAAACGCTCGGCTGCACCGCCGAGGTCGAGCATGCGCGCAAGATCCTCGCGCGCGGGACGAGCGCTCACCGCCAGCTCGCAGTGCGCGCGAAGGCGCTCGAGGACGGAGCCGACGCCGAGGAGGCGAACCGGGCCGTCGTCGATCACCTGATCGAGGAGACGGGACGCGGCATCCGCTGGTGA
- the dusA gene encoding tRNA dihydrouridine(20/20a) synthase DusA — protein MDRRTTSTTERAAFGGRRLCVAPMMERTDRHCRYFLRLLAPNARLYTEMITAAALLRGDAAKLLRFDTAEHPVALQLGGSEPDALAAAAKLGAAAGYDEINLNVGCPSDRVQAGCFGAALMREPRRVASCVAAMAEASPAPITVKTRLGVDEHDSYEFLCDFVGAVAEAGCGTVIVHARKAWLKGLSPKQNRDVPPLDYPRVHRLKRDFAALEIVLNGGLAALEPAIAQLAQVDGVMLGRAAYHDPMLLARLDQAIFGGASPTRVHAVEAFVAYAEGELRAGTPLNAMLRHLMGLFTARPGGRRWRKTLAEWPRAGKASARLGELVALATELDSPTREPRAA, from the coding sequence ATGGATCGCCGAACGACGAGCACGACCGAGCGGGCCGCCTTCGGCGGCCGGCGTCTTTGCGTGGCGCCGATGATGGAGCGCACGGACCGGCATTGCCGTTACTTCCTGAGGCTGCTCGCTCCGAACGCGCGCCTCTATACCGAGATGATCACGGCCGCGGCGCTGCTGCGCGGCGACGCGGCGAAGCTGCTCCGGTTCGATACGGCCGAGCACCCGGTCGCGCTGCAGCTCGGCGGAAGCGAGCCCGATGCGCTCGCGGCCGCTGCGAAGCTCGGCGCGGCGGCCGGCTACGACGAGATCAACCTCAACGTCGGTTGCCCGAGCGACCGGGTCCAGGCCGGATGCTTCGGCGCCGCGCTGATGCGCGAGCCGCGCCGCGTCGCGTCCTGTGTCGCCGCGATGGCCGAAGCGTCGCCCGCGCCGATCACCGTGAAGACCCGGCTCGGCGTCGACGAGCACGACAGCTACGAGTTCCTTTGCGACTTCGTCGGCGCCGTCGCCGAGGCAGGATGCGGGACGGTGATCGTGCATGCCCGCAAGGCGTGGCTGAAGGGGCTGAGCCCGAAGCAGAACCGCGATGTGCCGCCGCTCGACTATCCGCGCGTGCATCGTTTGAAGCGCGACTTCGCCGCGCTCGAAATCGTGCTGAACGGCGGACTCGCGGCGCTCGAGCCCGCGATCGCGCAGCTCGCGCAGGTCGACGGCGTCATGCTCGGACGGGCCGCATACCACGATCCGATGCTGCTCGCGCGCCTCGATCAGGCGATTTTCGGCGGCGCTTCGCCGACCCGCGTGCACGCCGTCGAAGCGTTCGTTGCTTACGCCGAGGGCGAGCTTCGCGCGGGGACGCCGTTGAACGCGATGTTGCGGCATCTCATGGGGCTCTTCACCGCTCGTCCCGGTGGGCGCCGCTGGCGCAAAACGCTCGCCGAGTGGCCGAGAGCGGGCAAGGCCTCGGCGCGTCTCGGCGAGCTCGTCGCGCTCGCCACCGAGCTCGACTCACCGACGCGCGAGCCGCGCGCGGCTTGA
- a CDS encoding class I SAM-dependent methyltransferase, producing MKRKPQLTMAQQADIYELYEEAVQAVDGEVEYLVDTFKSLRGREPISFREDFCGTASAACEWVRSGPRRTAIGVDIDDYVLEWGRANRVGRLPEVDRARVKLLHADVMTVETERVDLVGAFNFSYYCFKTRDQLRTYFARARDALNDDGLFVLDVFGGSEAFSVQKEKTKYDDFTYVWDQAEFDPVTHRMVCHIHFKFPDGSKLKNAFSYEWRMWTLPELRELLDEAGYSKVRVYWEGEDEDGEANGEFYETETGEPDPAWVAYVVAEK from the coding sequence GTGAAGCGAAAGCCGCAGCTCACGATGGCGCAGCAGGCGGACATCTACGAGCTCTACGAGGAAGCCGTGCAGGCCGTGGACGGCGAGGTGGAGTATCTCGTCGACACGTTCAAGTCGCTGCGCGGACGCGAGCCGATCAGCTTCCGCGAGGATTTCTGCGGCACGGCGAGCGCCGCCTGCGAGTGGGTGCGAAGCGGTCCTCGGCGCACGGCGATCGGCGTCGACATCGACGACTACGTGCTCGAATGGGGGAGGGCGAACCGCGTCGGCCGTCTGCCGGAGGTCGATCGAGCGCGCGTGAAGCTGCTGCATGCCGATGTCATGACCGTCGAAACGGAGCGCGTGGATCTCGTCGGCGCTTTCAACTTCAGCTACTACTGCTTCAAGACGCGCGATCAGCTGCGCACCTATTTCGCCCGCGCGCGCGACGCGCTGAACGACGACGGGCTGTTCGTGCTCGACGTGTTCGGCGGATCCGAGGCGTTTTCCGTCCAGAAAGAGAAGACGAAGTACGACGACTTCACCTACGTCTGGGACCAGGCCGAGTTCGATCCGGTCACGCACCGGATGGTCTGCCACATCCACTTCAAGTTCCCCGACGGCTCGAAGCTGAAGAACGCCTTCAGCTACGAGTGGCGCATGTGGACGCTGCCGGAGCTGCGGGAGCTGCTCGACGAAGCGGGCTACTCGAAGGTTCGGGTCTACTGGGAAGGGGAGGACGAGGACGGCGAGGCCAACGGCGAATTCTACGAGACCGAGACGGGGGAGCCCGATCCCGCCTGGGTCGCGTACGTCGTGGCCGAGAAGTAG
- a CDS encoding adenylate/guanylate cyclase domain-containing protein has translation MGREVEVAILFADVVGSTQLYEQLGDGQAREMVGRCLEIMREATEANRGTVIKTMGDEVMSTFPTPDEAMNAARRMQERISTAPELAHDRGHVSIRIGCHFGPVVQEHRDIFGSAVHIANRMTSQAKAKQIITTLSTVERLSPEWQSAARQIDVATVRGKADEVILFEVLWQPEEATSMLPTVPWTRKANARPKRLSLRYQGKEILVGEGRKSVTLGRAEDNDLVVKGNLISRLHARVEVSRDKFTLVDESTNGTFVHTDTGEEIFVRRDSTQLTGEGVIGLGRAAQPGTALAVHYVVEE, from the coding sequence ATGGGTAGGGAAGTTGAGGTTGCCATCCTGTTCGCCGACGTGGTGGGCAGCACGCAGCTCTACGAGCAGCTCGGCGACGGCCAGGCGCGAGAAATGGTCGGCCGCTGTCTCGAGATCATGCGAGAGGCCACCGAGGCGAACCGCGGCACGGTAATCAAGACGATGGGGGACGAGGTGATGTCCACGTTCCCCACGCCCGACGAGGCGATGAACGCCGCCCGGCGCATGCAGGAGCGCATCTCCACTGCGCCGGAGCTCGCCCATGACCGAGGCCATGTCTCGATCCGGATCGGTTGCCACTTCGGGCCGGTCGTGCAGGAGCATCGCGACATCTTCGGGTCCGCGGTGCACATCGCGAACCGGATGACGAGCCAGGCGAAGGCGAAGCAGATCATCACGACGCTGTCCACGGTCGAGCGGCTGTCGCCGGAGTGGCAGTCGGCGGCGCGGCAGATCGACGTCGCGACCGTGCGGGGCAAGGCCGACGAGGTCATCCTGTTCGAGGTGCTCTGGCAGCCCGAGGAAGCCACGAGCATGCTGCCGACGGTGCCGTGGACGAGGAAGGCGAACGCGCGGCCGAAGCGGTTGAGCCTACGCTATCAGGGCAAGGAGATTCTGGTCGGCGAAGGCCGCAAGAGTGTCACGCTCGGGCGCGCCGAGGACAACGATCTCGTCGTCAAGGGCAACCTGATCTCGCGCCTGCACGCCCGTGTCGAAGTGAGTCGCGACAAATTCACGCTCGTCGACGAGAGCACGAACGGCACGTTCGTGCACACCGATACGGGCGAGGAGATCTTCGTTCGCCGCGACAGCACCCAGCTGACCGGCGAGGGCGTCATCGGTCTCGGCCGCGCCGCCCAGCCCGGCACCGCGCTCGCGGTCCACTACGTCGTCGAAGAGTAA
- a CDS encoding phosphoenolpyruvate carboxykinase (GTP) — protein sequence MTTKLDSLGEWIAEAAKLTQPDHVHWCDGSEEEYRSLIGQMLESGTLIELNQESYPRCYLHRSDPQDVARVEHLTYVCTSEQEDAGPNNNWMPPDEAKGLMRECFRGCMRGRTMYVIPYCMGPIDSPYARCGVEITDSPYVVANMYLMTRMGKRALERIERDGTFVRGLHSTGELDPEKRYIMHFPEDLSIMSYGSGYGGNALLGKKCHALRIASWQARDEGWLAEHMLIVGVESPAGETHYLACAFPSACGKTNLAMLIPPESHKGWKVWTLGDDIAWMHMGDDGRLRAINPEAGYFGVVPGTNRKTNRNAFDMISHDTIFTNVAVTANNEPWWEEKGEGTPVTDWLGKPYEPGNGPAAHPNSRFTVSAKQNPSYSSLAEAPEGVPISARVFGGRRRELAPLVYEARDWAHGVLVGASVASETTAAATGKVGVVRRDPMAMKPFCGYNYGDYWAHWLSFAERSTRLPRVFHVNWFRRDADGRFLWPGYGENLRVLRWMIERCEGRVGAVDTPIGRLPKESDIDITGLDVSPQTLRQLLAVDPEQWRVEMRDLGDYLETFGQRLPARLREEHRRVAEALGG from the coding sequence ATGACGACAAAACTCGACTCCCTCGGCGAATGGATCGCCGAGGCGGCGAAGCTTACACAACCCGACCACGTGCACTGGTGCGACGGCTCCGAGGAGGAATACCGCAGCCTGATCGGGCAAATGCTCGAGAGCGGCACCCTGATCGAGCTGAACCAGGAGAGCTATCCGCGGTGCTACCTGCACCGCTCCGACCCTCAGGACGTCGCCCGCGTCGAGCATCTCACCTACGTCTGCACCTCGGAGCAGGAAGATGCCGGCCCGAACAACAACTGGATGCCTCCGGACGAGGCGAAAGGGCTCATGCGAGAGTGCTTCCGCGGCTGCATGCGCGGCCGCACGATGTACGTGATTCCGTACTGCATGGGGCCGATCGATTCTCCGTACGCGCGCTGCGGCGTCGAGATCACGGACAGCCCGTACGTCGTCGCGAACATGTATTTGATGACGCGGATGGGGAAACGCGCGCTCGAGCGGATCGAGCGTGACGGGACGTTCGTCAGGGGCCTCCACTCCACCGGCGAGCTCGATCCCGAGAAGCGCTACATCATGCACTTCCCCGAGGATCTTTCGATCATGAGCTACGGCTCGGGCTACGGCGGCAACGCGCTGCTCGGCAAGAAATGCCATGCGCTGCGGATCGCGAGCTGGCAGGCCCGTGACGAGGGCTGGCTCGCCGAGCACATGCTGATCGTCGGCGTCGAGAGTCCGGCCGGCGAGACCCATTACCTCGCCTGCGCGTTCCCGTCGGCCTGCGGCAAGACGAATCTCGCGATGCTGATTCCGCCGGAGAGTCACAAGGGTTGGAAGGTCTGGACGCTCGGCGACGACATCGCGTGGATGCACATGGGCGACGACGGGCGGCTGCGCGCGATCAACCCGGAGGCCGGATACTTCGGCGTCGTGCCCGGCACGAACCGCAAGACGAACCGCAACGCGTTCGACATGATCTCGCACGACACGATCTTCACGAACGTCGCGGTCACGGCTAACAACGAGCCGTGGTGGGAGGAGAAAGGCGAAGGGACGCCGGTCACGGACTGGCTCGGCAAGCCGTACGAGCCCGGCAACGGTCCGGCCGCGCACCCGAACTCGCGCTTCACCGTCTCGGCCAAGCAGAACCCGAGCTACTCGAGCCTCGCGGAGGCGCCCGAGGGTGTGCCGATCTCGGCGCGCGTCTTCGGCGGCCGCCGGCGGGAGCTTGCGCCGCTCGTCTACGAGGCGCGCGACTGGGCGCACGGCGTGCTCGTCGGCGCGAGCGTCGCGTCCGAGACCACGGCGGCCGCCACGGGCAAGGTCGGCGTCGTGCGCCGCGATCCGATGGCGATGAAGCCGTTCTGCGGCTACAACTACGGCGACTACTGGGCGCATTGGCTCAGCTTTGCCGAGCGCTCGACGCGGCTGCCGCGCGTATTTCACGTCAACTGGTTCCGCCGCGACGCGGACGGCAGGTTCCTGTGGCCCGGCTACGGCGAGAACCTGCGCGTGCTGCGCTGGATGATCGAACGCTGTGAGGGACGGGTCGGCGCCGTCGACACTCCGATCGGCCGGCTGCCGAAGGAATCCGACATCGACATCACCGGTCTCGACGTGTCGCCGCAGACCCTTCGGCAGCTCCTCGCCGTCGATCCGGAGCAGTGGCGTGTCGAGATGCGGGATCTCGGCGACTACCTCGAGACCTTCGGCCAGCGTCTCCCGGCACGGTTGCGGGAGGAGCACCGGCGCGTGGCGGAGGCGCTGGGCGGCTAG
- a CDS encoding ATP-dependent DNA helicase: protein MPELADVFSPTGALARRLPGFTYREAQERMAGIVADAVAAGEHVAIEAGTGIGKTFAYLVPALLSGRRVIVSTGTRTLQDQLYRRDLPLLGRVLGRPVDVALLKGRNNYLCRHRLELALRGGTLSAEAAAALETVRVWSNAGGSGDLGELEDLPEDDPLRGWITSTVDNCLGGRCELFDRCFVLAARRAALAAQVVIVNHHLLLADLALKESGFGELLPGAEAVVVDEAHLLPDIAQQFYGVGVSSRELELLARDAVAEARAAAAGTAVEAGAEALVAAAGDVRIAAGREPAGRVPWAGVSPELAERLGAWTDRLAALEAALVEVQDAAAGLARLAERCRDASARLGAVLGADAERGLRWLDRSPRAVSAHWTPLDVGASLSASIEAQGGAWVFASATLAVGDDFSHFLKRIGLPRAASHVLPSPFDYRRNARLYLPQGLPDPSREGYVDALLHAVWPIVEAAGGGAFLLFTSYRALHAAQAWIELREAPGPVLVQGTGPRNRLLERFRADGSALLLGTGSFWQGVDVRGPALRVVVIDKLPFAVPSDPLVQARLNAIRRDGGDPFVESQLPEAVLALKQGVGRLIRDFDDRGLIVLGDPRIRTRPYGRAFVDSLPEMPLIDELDEAIAFAQTLRSARPELVG, encoded by the coding sequence ATGCCCGAGCTTGCCGATGTCTTCAGCCCGACCGGCGCGCTGGCCCGGCGGCTGCCCGGCTTTACATATCGGGAAGCTCAGGAGCGAATGGCCGGCATCGTTGCCGATGCTGTGGCCGCCGGCGAGCACGTCGCGATCGAGGCCGGCACGGGGATCGGCAAGACCTTCGCCTACCTCGTGCCCGCGCTCTTGTCCGGGCGCCGCGTGATCGTCTCCACCGGCACGCGCACGCTTCAGGATCAGCTCTATCGACGCGATCTGCCGCTCCTCGGCCGCGTGCTCGGGCGGCCGGTGGACGTCGCGCTGCTGAAGGGGCGCAACAACTACTTGTGCCGCCATCGTCTCGAGCTCGCGCTCCGCGGCGGCACGCTGAGCGCCGAGGCCGCCGCGGCGCTGGAGACGGTTCGGGTATGGAGCAATGCCGGCGGCAGCGGTGACCTCGGCGAGCTCGAGGATCTGCCGGAGGACGATCCGCTCCGCGGCTGGATCACGTCGACCGTCGACAACTGCCTCGGCGGGCGCTGCGAGCTCTTCGATCGCTGCTTCGTGCTCGCCGCCCGCCGGGCGGCGCTCGCGGCGCAAGTCGTGATCGTCAATCATCACCTGCTGCTCGCCGATCTCGCGCTCAAGGAGTCGGGCTTCGGCGAGCTGCTGCCCGGGGCGGAGGCGGTCGTCGTCGACGAGGCGCATCTGCTGCCGGACATCGCGCAGCAGTTCTACGGCGTCGGCGTGTCGAGCCGCGAGCTCGAGCTGCTGGCGCGCGACGCGGTCGCGGAGGCACGCGCGGCGGCGGCCGGCACGGCCGTCGAGGCCGGCGCCGAGGCGCTTGTCGCGGCCGCGGGCGACGTGCGGATCGCCGCGGGACGCGAGCCGGCCGGCCGCGTGCCGTGGGCCGGCGTCTCACCCGAGCTCGCCGAGCGGCTCGGCGCCTGGACGGACCGCCTCGCGGCGCTCGAAGCCGCGCTCGTCGAGGTCCAGGACGCGGCCGCCGGGCTCGCGCGTCTCGCGGAGCGCTGCCGCGACGCGTCCGCGCGCCTCGGGGCCGTGCTCGGCGCGGACGCCGAGCGCGGCCTGCGCTGGCTCGATCGCTCGCCGCGCGCGGTCAGCGCGCACTGGACGCCGCTCGACGTCGGCGCATCGCTTTCGGCCTCGATCGAGGCGCAGGGCGGCGCGTGGGTATTCGCGTCCGCAACGCTCGCGGTCGGCGACGATTTCTCGCACTTCCTGAAGCGGATCGGCTTGCCGCGGGCCGCCTCGCACGTGCTGCCGAGCCCGTTCGACTATCGGCGCAACGCGCGGCTCTACCTGCCCCAGGGGCTGCCCGACCCGAGCCGCGAGGGCTACGTCGATGCGCTGCTGCACGCGGTGTGGCCGATCGTCGAGGCCGCGGGCGGCGGCGCTTTCCTTCTCTTCACGAGCTACCGCGCGCTGCATGCCGCGCAAGCGTGGATCGAGCTGCGCGAGGCGCCGGGCCCGGTGCTCGTGCAGGGCACGGGCCCGCGCAATCGGCTTCTAGAGCGGTTTCGCGCCGACGGCTCCGCGTTGCTGCTCGGGACGGGTAGCTTCTGGCAGGGCGTGGACGTACGCGGCCCGGCGCTTCGCGTCGTCGTGATCGACAAGCTGCCGTTCGCGGTGCCGAGCGACCCGCTCGTGCAGGCGCGGCTGAACGCGATCCGGCGCGACGGCGGGGATCCGTTCGTCGAGTCGCAGCTGCCGGAGGCCGTGCTCGCGCTGAAGCAGGGCGTCGGGCGGCTGATCCGCGATTTCGACGATCGCGGGCTCATCGTGCTCGGGGACCCGCGCATCCGCACGCGCCCTTACGGACGCGCGTTCGTCGACAGCCTGCCGGAGATGCCGCTCATCGACGAGCTCGACGAGGCGATCGCGTTCGCGCAAACCCTGCGCTCCGCTCGGCCGGAGCTCGTAGGATGA
- the tsaB gene encoding tRNA (adenosine(37)-N6)-threonylcarbamoyltransferase complex dimerization subunit type 1 TsaB, which produces MKILALETSSRVGSIALLDGTAVTERLIASPREQTDLVLPLVDELLADAGLALRDLDAIAFGRGPGSFTGLRIAAAVAQGLALSAGLEVAAVSSLEALAQRAWRELGIDDALILVDARMREVYLAHYVVRDGRAERIGDERLVAPEAVEAPKAAAGAPAARWSAVGDGWAAYADELAPVLAGSRRVAAELVPSARDVLVRAAADVARGRLLAPEAALPTYLRDEGAWRR; this is translated from the coding sequence ATGAAAATTCTCGCGCTCGAGACGTCGAGCCGCGTCGGCTCGATCGCGCTGCTCGACGGCACGGCGGTGACGGAGCGGCTCATCGCCTCGCCGCGCGAGCAGACCGACCTCGTGCTGCCGCTCGTCGACGAGCTGCTCGCGGACGCGGGCCTCGCCCTTCGCGATCTCGACGCGATCGCCTTCGGGCGCGGCCCGGGCTCGTTCACCGGGCTGCGGATCGCGGCGGCCGTCGCGCAGGGGCTCGCGCTCTCGGCGGGCCTCGAGGTCGCGGCCGTCTCGAGCCTCGAGGCGCTCGCGCAGCGCGCCTGGCGCGAGCTCGGGATCGACGACGCGCTGATTCTGGTCGACGCGCGGATGCGCGAGGTCTACCTCGCGCATTATGTCGTGCGCGACGGCCGCGCCGAGCGGATCGGCGACGAGCGTCTCGTCGCGCCGGAAGCGGTCGAGGCGCCGAAGGCGGCAGCCGGCGCGCCGGCGGCGCGCTGGTCGGCCGTCGGGGACGGCTGGGCCGCCTACGCCGACGAGCTTGCGCCCGTGCTTGCCGGGAGCCGCCGCGTCGCCGCGGAGCTCGTGCCGTCGGCCCGCGACGTGCTCGTTCGCGCCGCCGCCGACGTCGCCCGCGGCCGCCTCCTTGCGCCCGAGGCCGCCCTGCCGACGTACCTCCGCGACGAGGGCGCCTGGCGCCGGTGA
- the phoB gene encoding phosphate regulon transcriptional regulator PhoB, with the protein MTGKRALIVEDEQPIRDLLAHALGRAGYTVVAGATGAEARAAIVDRYPDVIVMDWMLPDVSGLELTRQLKRDPATREIPIIMLTARAQEDDRVAGLEGGADDYVVKPFSPRELVARIRAVMRRGSPAEDEVVTVGDLQLDTAQHRVTAGGEEIALAPAEFRLLRFFMEHPDRVYSRAQVLDRVWGGNVYIEERTVDVHVRRLRQALTPYGYDKLIRTVRGAGYRFSPDSA; encoded by the coding sequence ATGACCGGAAAACGAGCACTGATCGTCGAGGACGAGCAGCCGATACGCGACCTGCTCGCGCACGCTTTGGGCCGCGCGGGCTACACGGTCGTCGCCGGCGCGACCGGGGCGGAAGCGCGCGCGGCGATCGTCGACCGCTATCCGGACGTGATCGTCATGGATTGGATGCTCCCGGACGTCAGCGGCCTCGAGCTCACCCGCCAGCTGAAGCGCGACCCGGCGACACGCGAGATTCCGATCATCATGCTGACCGCGCGAGCGCAGGAGGACGACCGCGTCGCGGGCCTCGAGGGCGGCGCCGACGATTACGTCGTGAAGCCGTTCTCGCCGCGCGAGCTCGTCGCGCGCATCCGCGCGGTGATGCGTCGAGGATCGCCGGCCGAGGACGAGGTCGTGACGGTCGGGGACTTGCAGCTCGACACCGCCCAGCACCGCGTCACGGCAGGCGGCGAGGAGATCGCGCTCGCGCCCGCCGAGTTCCGGCTGCTGCGCTTCTTCATGGAGCATCCGGACCGCGTCTACAGCCGCGCGCAGGTGCTCGACCGCGTATGGGGCGGGAATGTCTACATCGAGGAGCGCACGGTCGACGTGCACGTCCGTCGGCTGCGTCAAGCTTTGACCCCGTACGGATACGATAAACTGATCCGCACCGTCCGCGGCGCCGGGTACCGCTTTTCGCCGGACAGCGCGTGA
- the phoR gene encoding phosphate regulon sensor histidine kinase PhoR: MRLPKRWASQLGFLAAWLACAVLLGLWFGGVSWWLAAALALYVAHVLRNVYLLDRVLNGERRAPSFETRGLWAEMFARIDKIRTKARNRKKKYHRLLREVWDSTGALNDAGIILNAEHEILWFNPAATRLLGLDPARDIGNRIDNLVRHPAFVRSLSGSKGEDIVIPSPHRPDTWLAVQLIPYGQSQRLAIIRDVTRAKKLETMRRDFVANASHELRSPLTVINGYLDSLADDPDLPASWAAPIAEMRRQADRMTQILTDLIELTRLESADRKAPHELVDVARMLETIVEELAKRGDAPPIALRVDHEIGLLGSDAELHSVCYNLIHNAVRFTPRTGRIDVEWRAEDGAAVLVVADTGIGIPEDQIPRITERFYRVDPGRSRATGGTGLGLAIVKHALQRHGATLEIESREGEGSTFTCRFPPARTARRGVDARRSSERAVV; the protein is encoded by the coding sequence GTGAGACTGCCGAAACGCTGGGCTTCGCAACTCGGGTTCCTCGCAGCATGGCTCGCCTGCGCCGTGCTGCTCGGCCTGTGGTTCGGCGGCGTGAGCTGGTGGCTCGCGGCGGCGCTCGCGCTTTACGTGGCGCACGTGCTGCGCAACGTCTACTTGCTCGACCGCGTGCTGAACGGCGAGCGGCGCGCGCCGTCGTTCGAGACGCGGGGCCTCTGGGCCGAGATGTTCGCCCGCATCGACAAGATCAGGACGAAGGCGCGCAACCGCAAGAAGAAGTACCATCGCCTGCTGCGCGAGGTGTGGGACAGCACCGGTGCGCTCAACGACGCCGGCATCATCCTGAACGCGGAGCACGAGATCCTCTGGTTCAATCCCGCCGCGACGCGTCTGCTCGGCCTCGATCCGGCCCGCGACATCGGCAACCGCATCGACAACCTCGTGCGGCATCCGGCCTTCGTGCGCTCGTTGAGCGGCTCGAAGGGCGAGGACATCGTGATTCCGTCGCCGCACCGGCCGGATACGTGGCTCGCCGTGCAGCTGATCCCGTACGGCCAGAGCCAGCGCCTCGCGATCATCCGCGACGTCACGCGCGCGAAGAAGCTCGAGACGATGCGCCGGGACTTCGTCGCGAACGCGTCACACGAGCTGCGCTCGCCGCTCACCGTCATCAACGGGTATCTCGACTCGCTCGCGGACGACCCGGATCTCCCCGCGAGCTGGGCCGCGCCGATCGCCGAGATGCGCCGCCAGGCGGACCGGATGACGCAGATCCTCACGGATCTGATCGAGCTCACCCGCCTCGAGTCCGCCGACCGCAAGGCGCCGCACGAGCTCGTGGACGTCGCGCGCATGCTCGAGACGATCGTCGAGGAGCTCGCGAAACGCGGCGACGCGCCGCCGATCGCGCTTCGCGTCGATCACGAGATCGGCCTGCTCGGCAGCGACGCGGAGCTGCACTCCGTCTGCTACAACCTGATCCATAACGCCGTGCGTTTCACGCCGCGGACCGGGCGCATCGACGTCGAGTGGCGCGCCGAGGACGGCGCCGCGGTGCTCGTCGTCGCGGACACGGGCATCGGCATCCCGGAGGATCAGATACCGCGCATCACCGAGCGGTTTTACCGCGTGGATCCGGGGCGCTCGCGCGCCACCGGAGGCACCGGGCTCGGCCTTGCGATCGTCAAGCACGCGCTGCAGCGGCACGGCGCGACGCTCGAGATCGAAAGCCGCGAAGGGGAGGGCAGCACCTTCACGTGCCGCTTTCCGCCCGCGCGCACGGCTCGGCGCGGGGTCGACGCGCGGCGATCGTCCGAGCGAGCCGTCGTATAA